DNA from Malus sylvestris chromosome 11, drMalSylv7.2, whole genome shotgun sequence:
TAGAAGCTTTAGTAAGATGCCgtcaagaaaaaaaacattggTAAGAGAATCACCAGGATAATGAGCCATATAGCGTAACAAATACAGCTTCCGAAGGCCAGTAGACAACCCAATAGTCGATCACCAGAATCTGTATGCGGTGACGATGCCAAGTGGCTGTGTTGTTGCTGACTAGTATGTAAAAGGTCAACATGCGTGGACCATATGTTGATTTCCACACCCTCATAAAATGCCAGAAGCATTGCTCCACCTATTCCCATCAATGTTCCCACCACCTTTGCCTTCCCTGTTAGGCTTCTCAAATTCAACTTCTCCAGCCTAAGAAAAATGATCATGATTAAtgttaataataaaaatgttaaaTATCATCAATTATCTACATCTTCATGCTTAATTTTGCCTTCAATTCTCCTTGATTGTACTTTTGACTTTTCATATTACTTTTCTTAGTTTCATTGCTCATTCTCTTGGATCCATTTAGGTCAATGTATCTGGTGATTGTTTTAGATCACTTAGTCAGAACTTCATCCCTTATTTATCTTTTAAAAGTTGTTAACTGAGACAAATGTCCTAATGTGTTACTAAAATGAATTATTGCTCCACATTCAGACAAGTACAATAACAATACTCACAAACTTTTAATTTGAAGGCCAAAGCTTCAATTAGGCTTAACTTCAAAGACTAatactataattttttttcaaaataataataaagctggaaaatatatatgtatttaccTGAAGGTGATTGCCAAGATGAAAGTAATAGCCGGGATGAGTTGGGCTATGGCAGAAGCAAATGTGGCCGATGTTAAGGCTAAGCTTTCAATGTACAAATTTTGTGATAACGATCCACTGCAATAttaatgttaattaattaatagtatacatggaaaatatatatatagtcatTAAAGACGATTTTAGCATATCtgcctttttttcttctatttattTGGAAAACACGCGTGGCATCTCATTTCATTGAAATAAACAATTAAcgcatatttttattttattagcatGGAACGACACTGCTGTAGTCTATGTACATATCAGATAAGTTcttctcttttcattttttattttatttttattttttgaaaatgaaaaaactGTGGATGCTGCCTTTTGAGCACTAGAAAGATCAAATATATATTGGCGCAAGAGTTACGTAAAAATGTTGTGGACGTGCGTATTTACAGAGATATACAGTTGGCAATTCCATTTATAGTGGACCACCCCTATAAGCACTAATATCTACGAACACGGATCCCCTCCGGATCCATTATGTGGGGATCCTATCCCCATATCTCAGCCGTTCATTGTGAATcgtacggtcagttttcgtcaggtattattcgtatttaatttaaaataataaaaataagattATTTATGACAGCACGATTTACGATGAACGGCTGAGATGTGGGAATTCTTAGGATCCCCACACAATGGATCTGGAGGGGATCCGTTTCAAATATCTACAGCATGCACAACCAATATATACGTaccaataaatataaatatagcttATACGTACGATTACAATTACTTACTCCCCAAACAAATATTATTTCCAATTCTAACGTAGGAGAAGATCAAGATTTGGAAGAAAGACAATTGCACAATGCACATGGATACGGTTCTTACCCGAACAAGCCAGACAAAAATCCTTGCAGGAGTACCATCCATGTGAGTTTTGGCCTGTTCTTCCTGCATGCAAAAATAAACACCAATTAACTGTTTTAAAAAAGTAGCAGATAGGGTTTGCTTGctatctctcttttctcctttttgttTTGGAATTTGCACGGGGTTTAAAGTCAATGATACTTCTCGTACGTGCATATATGATGAACTTTTTGAATGTTCTCAAACATTACTGTAAATACATCAGAAGATTATGCAGCTACTTtacacacacagagagagagagagagagagagagagagagagagagagagagagagagagagagaactaaTAACTagacaataatattatttttattttttctgtaaGTAGAAAAAAGATtcacaaaataacaaaaaataggTATTATATGGCACTGAATATTTCtatggaaaaacaaaaaataataagttATGTTATGTATAAGAAGAAAGGAGAGAGGTGCAAAATTGCAAATGATCACCTTTCAAAGAAAAGAGCAATAGGAAGAAGGAAGGCGGTTCCAAAAATGAAGCGATATGCAACAAGAATACTTAAGTTCATTCCATCGTTAGCGGCCAGTTTGTAGAGAACATTAACTCCTGCAAATGCAAACTGAACCACCACCATTAACAACACTGGCTTCAACCCATGCAGAGCATTACATATCCGACCAGTACCCATCGCCATCGATCACCAATATCACACacacttagagagagagagagagagagagagagagagggtttgagtagtaaaagaaataaattatGGAATTGATTGAAATTGAGAGATTTAAGAGCTCTCGGTGCTGCTGGCTTCTTTGGTAGTTCCCACGTCACCACCTACGTACCACACGGTTATCGTGGGTCGTGGGCCTTTGCCCAACGACACGAAAGCTAGGGCCGACAACAAGGCCCGTCGGGCAAAGAAAAACTAGCAGACGAACACAAGTTTTGTCCGGCAAACCTTGAGATATTACGTTTCATTTTGAGTAAACCCAAAATGTTCACTAGCTTTGCACTTCCATCTGAAAAATTCGCCGAGTGAAGTATCTTTACATGGCAAAGTTGTTGTCGCAAAAACTGTTAAATATAGTAGTATAGGCCAAGCCTTATATTCTGGGGTAGTGACATAAGGCAAATATTGATTAGGAAGAGCTAGTATAACTTAATAATTAACCTTTCATATAAGAGCAAGAGGAATCATAACGGCATCAGAATAAAAGGACACCTCACTCTTAGACATTTTCTGATATGTAACAGCTATAAATtagttacaagtgttttgtTGTTAATCACAATGTTAGTGGTTAATCTGGTTTCATTAGTTACTAAGCTTATTTAGCAAAGTGTATATAAACCCTCATGTATTACTTCCTGATTAAGAAATGAAATACAAAAAACATTCTTTCTATGGACTTCATGGTCTGTTGATCAACAAGGAATTATTCATGAATCGCAAAAAGAAAGGCACTGTCTCTTCCGCTCAAGAACCTTTTCAGGCCTTTGTTGCTCAATATCAGGGCCCTCTCCTTCCTACACCACAGTACTCTCCCTTTCCACAAGCTTCTGCAGTGCAGTTTAATGCTCCTCCCAGATTTCAGAACAATTGCGGAAAAATATCATTTCAGCGTAACTATCGAGGTAACTTTTCTAAGAACTTCAACAATTTTCGTGGTAATTTTCATAATCCTGGCAATGTTTCTGGCCAATTTCGCACTAACTCTGGTAATCATTCTCAATCCGGTGGATTTCCTCGCAATAACTACTATTCTGGTGGTAAAAATCCTTGCCAAATCTGTCATTCCTTTGAGCATGAAGCAATTGATTGTTACGAAAGGATGAATCATGCTTTTGCTGGTAAAATACCTCTTGCCAAATTAGCTGTTATGTGTGTGCATACCAATTCCACAGCTACCTCTCCTACTTGGCTTATTGACTCTGGCGCCACATCCCATATCACCAACGATATCTCTGCTATTCATTCCCCTATTCCCTACTCTGGAGAAGAGAATGTGTACATTGGTGATGGGCATGGTATGTCTATTCATCACTCTGGCAATTTTGTGCTTAAAACACCATCAGCTACATTTCAATTGAATAATGTTCTGCATGTTCCCATGATGAAGTTCAATCTTCTCTCTGCTTATTAGTTTTTAAAAGATAATAACTGTGCTTTAACCCTTGATTCTGATGGTTCTACAATCAAGGATCGCTCTACAGGGATGATGCTTTTTCAAGGACCAGTTAGAGAAGGTTTCTATCTTCTCCAAGGCATTCCCTCCACTTCTGCACATTCAGCCCTTTTCAGTACTAAAGCTACACTTCAAACATGGCATAGGAGGCTTGGGCATCCTTCTATAGCAATGTTTAGGAAGATTTTAAATAAAGCTTCACTTACTCACAATGGTGACAAGTTTGTAAATTTCTTTTGCACAGATTGTGCCATAGGCAAAAATCACAAGTTTCCCTTTTCTTCTAGTCATAGTATTGTATTTGCCAGTCTTGAGTTGATTCACTGTGATGTT
Protein-coding regions in this window:
- the LOC126591099 gene encoding WAT1-related protein At1g25270-like, with product MAMGTGRICNALHGLKPVLLMVVVQFAFAGVNVLYKLAANDGMNLSILVAYRFIFGTAFLLPIALFFERKNRPKLTWMVLLQGFLSGLFGGSLSQNLYIESLALTSATFASAIAQLIPAITFILAITFRLEKLNLRSLTGKAKVVGTLMGIGGAMLLAFYEGVEINIWSTHVDLLHTSQQQHSHLASSPHTDSGDRLLGCLLAFGSCICYAIWLIILTKMSATYPCYYSSTALMSAMGSIQAVGFALCKESEWSQWMLGWNIRLLTVAYSGIMVTGLSAAIIALCIGMRGPLFVSVFNPLMLVLVAIVGSLVLDDKLHLGSVLGAVLIVCGLYAVLWGKGKEIDKMSNSVPSTSFHHQDSGSIDIVIMPPDNNKGNSNNIESLTNNSALKATSSAVSMIH